GTcattattaaaatgaaatagCTGCAtctgtgttcaaagatgaacaaCATGAATGCTGTTAGCAGATAACTTGCAGAACTTTCCATGCTAATTTGCCCTGCTTAGTAAATCATGTGCACAGTAATGAAAGTAATGAAGGTGCTGCTATGTCAGTTTCATCTGCTGGAGGAAAAGCTGCAGTGTTGGTTTTTATAAGCTGattaactaaaaaaaattaGCCTTTCAGGAGACAAAAGAGCTTGCACGGAATAACATGTGGGACATCAGCAGGAAGAAAACCATTCCACTCAGTATAATTGTGAGTGCAGTAAGGATTTTGTCACCAACTGAGTTAAGGACTCTTGGGTTAGccttataaaaaataaataaataattctaaCTAGGTTTTGGATTTTGACGCTCTGCCAAAGTTACTAATCAGGGCATACTGGAGCAAAATAAAGCACAAGACTTGCTGTGACGGTGACGATTATGTGAAAACcctgttcatttttttattctccAAGTCTCAGATTTTAATCGATATTTGTATATTTGAGCAACACTGATTTTGTTCTTCAAAGACGGAACTTAGAGCCAAAAGAAAATGTTCCTGCAGAATGCAAATAAATCCCAAAACAAATAAGCACATGCCTTGTGAAATATGAGCTCACCATggcaaaactgcacaaaaatgaTTTGGAAAAGGAAACGATGATTTAATAGAACTAGGATCTTAAGAAACGGACACATTTGGTTACTTACACTATAGGCCTATTAGTAGATGGGACTTGGGTAATAACAGAGCTAGATGTTGGCGATGGGAGAGCTTGCTGTATTACAACATTAGCGTCTGAGGTTGCTAGGAGTACATTGGGAACTTGGAGGGATGCAGGATGGACTATAGTGGATGTTGGCAGTGAGGCTGGCTGCAAAGATAAATCCTGGAAACATCATAGAAGACCTTAGCTGAATGAAGTGTTTAACTGACACCAGATTACTTGAATGTTTCCTATAATAAGATGCTGTTACTCTTTCCTCAACATCAGGAATAAATAATATGAGCAATCAAGTAAAAGGTATTCGTCTGAATCCAACTAATATGTGTGTAGTACTGCTAATCTTTTCAGTTTTAGTGTATTCACAACAGAATAAGACAAGTTAAGAGttcaaaattaaattatattaagCAGAAAGTCCCAATGCTTCACAAAGCGGATTTGCAAATTTCTGATCACAGGAGTAGAGAACGTCCTTCATTACAGCGTTGTAAATGCTCTATGGTAAGAAAAAATGCCAGAGGCAGCTTAAAGTGCCTACCTTGTCATCATTTGTAGTAGACTCAGGATGAGGCAAAGGGCTATCTCGATGTGTCTCTATCACTGTGGGCTCCTCAATTTTGTTGCGTATGATAGGTGTCGCAAGAGGTGACAAATCCAGGGGTAGCTGTGGAACAACAAGAAGCCCAAAATGATCACAAGAGTGAACACAGACAAGGCTCAGATGATCTGCTTACACATTTAACAGCGAGAACCACCTTTTTAATTTCATCTTCAGTGGCTTTTTTGAAGTCATGGTCAAAAGGACTGGCGAGTTCATTGAAGAGCCCGACCTCCTCGCAGTTCTTCAGGAAGCGAGTAGGCGTTGGGGTTTGGTCTGCAAGGGAGGAAACTCTTGAGCACAGAGATGGAAATGTAAAGCATCCATCACCTCTGAATATTCCATCTAACAGAGCACTCACCTGCAATGATAACACTGTCATTCCGAGCAGGGCCAAACTTCAGGGTCatctcatgtttgtgtttgtggacaGCCAAGTGGTCTTCATTTGTGAATCTCTATGCAAGGTTTCAAAAAAATACAGCAAGTGTGACTGATGTGACTGAAAGAAGTCTTACTTAAaccttaaaattttaattctgACCAATAATTTAGTCTTCTACGTCATGGCTGGATTCTAGCTTGACAGCTTTACTGCCTCAAACGTGTGGCTGTCGAAACTCATTATAAGCTTTAACTGCGAAAGCTGTTATATAATTGTGCCCAACCCGTTAAGTTTTATGAGTATTGactaaacaacagaaacaaatcCTGCTGACCAAAACCACGAACAACTGAGCAGCAACAAAGCCAAAGGTCTCTAATGTTACTATGGATGTAAAGCAGACCTGACTAAGTAAAATGGACTCTAACAAACACTGGACATTGGACTTCATGAGGTTAGATAGCACGATCTACGTACGTACTTATCAGACAACTGACTGAGTACAGCAAATACACATCTAACACCTGTGACACACTAGACATGTCCTCAGAATTGGGAAAAGGATCTGGGGACTATGAAGACCCATTTATATACATTAAGTCAAATTAAGCATCTCCAGATATTAGATGAGCAGTAACTAAACAAATGAAGAAGGTTATTTTGATCTATTTAGTCACATTAATTTTGTTTTGATGAgccaaaatactttatttttcaaatgaatatttgttttttttcccccatgcaGACAAGAGGGAAAaattaagaagaaaaactaaatttgaaaaatGCAGATCATCATTGCTTATTGGTCAAACTGTCATTTAAATCACTGGCAATGGTATTTGCATATATTTCATTTCCATCGagcatcttttttttaagatgacAGATTGTGAGTCTTTTAGGATGATTTCAATACTTTTTGGATTCAGTACATCtgaattttatgtattttagcACAAAAATTAATTAGTTAAGTGTAGATTTTGACCAAAACCTACACTTTAGTGGATTTTAGATCATATAATACATAGAGTATGtcaaaatgacttaaaaaaaaatcataacaaaAAACAGAGCACCTGATTACCAACTAGGCATTGTGATTAAGTTCCTTAGAGCCCCAAATCAATGTATATGAGTAGGTGTTGGGACGTTTACCCTATTATAAATGTTTCCAGTATTGTTATGATGGGATATGTTTTAAACTTAGCGATTTAACACCATGTTTGCTTTAGTTTGTACTGTGCTCAtatggcacttttttttttttaaataaactgtttgGGTCTATATACAATGAAGCAGTGACCAGTTAGCAacgtatttgtttgtttgtttgtttgttttttggacgTGGAAATGTGGATCCAGTCATGTTCATCTGTACAGTGAGATTTATGAAACACCTGTGATCAAAAACTTACCTGTCCACACCCAGGAGCAGTACATAGGAAAGGTTTATCATCACTCATATTAAGGAATTCCTGTTACCTCGccctgaaataaaaacacaaaaaataaaaataaaaaatatataaataaatatcacacCTGCAGATATGCAATGATGTATATTTCAAGAGCTGACGGTATACAAATAGGGCTATAGCAAATAATAATTTGTGAGAATAAATGTAGCTCATAAATGTGTAAATACAGGGTGGTTGGAGGATGCAGTGGTTAGAAAGCAGAGCTGGAAATTTGGACAAAGCCTATGGATGCAGGGCGGCTGCTTTGGTTGTTTACACTCGGTGTCATCATAAAGAGGATTATCGCTTCACTTGTTTTGGCACAACAAGCGACTGAGCCACGCATCCAGGGCTATCATCATCTGACAGCTTCTGTGCTGTAAATATAGCAGCTCATCGCAAACAGacatcacacacatgaacatctCACTATTACGTTACTACATAGGTAGCGCTCATCTCTTCCAGTCGCTTCCACGGAATAGCCTGAGCCCTGCGTTAACATACTAGCGTCGCCATATTAGGAGCTAAATATCACTGTAAACAAAGGAGATGTCAGCGTTTGTTTCAAGGCTGTCTCGTCGTAACGGAGCACGAGTACCTCACGGTCCCAGCAATTATGTCTTTTACCACAGCTTTTTACCCATTCGCTATCAGTTTATGTGGTCACTTACCCCCTCAGCCACAACCCTTGATTTCCAAAATCCCACGGTCGTACTAAAGCATCGCGAGAACAGCTATGACTCTTCCGTAAACGTCACACTCGGACAGATGAGCCACATACACTTTGCTCTTGTTCTGTCATTGACCTTCAAGTAGTTTTGGAAAAGAATTAGGAgaagcagaaatgttttaagGCATATAAAAAATCCTTGCTAACAAGTCATATTTCTGATGTTTCTCCTTTCAGAAAATTACTGAtttagttttcagtgttttctggaGGCTCCAGCTTCAtcccttttattatttttttatacataaaacaatctttattcattttttaattattattatttttatctttattattgttTAATATTGTAACCTTCCaagatttttttaagtgttaaAAAGGTAACAGATCATATATGTTATCTGACCAGAATCCTTTTTTCACTGCTGATGGTCAAGACTTAAGTTTTTTAACATGATTTTAGGCAATCTGTGAAAGGCTCCAGTCCCCCATGAGCTGTTTTGGATGTGTGAGAAAAAGGGTGGATATAAACCATAAACCACCCCCAGTTAACTGCACTAGTTTACATTATACACTCCATTTTGAactatattgtatatatatcACCATTTTATATTGCTATACATTTAGATCTATGTGgtagcatttttttatttttttttccatgacaAGTGACAAATATTACCTTATCATAGTAAAGGATTGTACAGCAACAGTTGGGGTAAGCCAGAAATTAAATTGAGATATTTAAAGATCATCCTTGACAATGAATGTTGAGCATTTCTGCTTGATAAGTGACTTAATGATTATCATCTCTGGCATTTTTGAAGACTGATTTTACCTCTTCAAATTTAAGCTCAGCCAGTGAAAGCAGCCAACAATAAAGGTGTAATGACTACAATCTGTCAGCTTTTGAAACCGGGACTTTCATCACGAGTCAAAAAATTCAAAACCCATTACTTAGCTCAATTAAAATCAGCTAGGTTTATTCAGTGGCATTTACAAAAGCAAGCACTCACTTGCTGCCTGAATACAATATTACTTAAGTGCAGCTGAACCAAAAAGTCATTAAGGTGGACCCCAAAAAGCTTGCATGTTATGGTCTATGAAAACAAGGCTGAGTAATGGCAAGCCTAAGCACCTGCTTCACAGAAAAGATGACATTCATGAAGGCCAAGTGCTTTCAGTTGTGTTACCATTTATAATCCAGACATAAAAGTTACTGCCATTGTTAAATAGTCAAACACATGTATTTTAATCACGTAATTTCTTACATTTGTACAATACATGTCTTGGCTTTTTTGACAGTGTCTAAAAGActtgaaaatgtacatttccCATGACACCAACACGGAACAATTTTGGTAGCCACAATAAAATATGTAGTCACATCTGTAATGAAAATTTTGTCTGACAGCAGAGTTTTACATAGCGAACAGGATAAGGAAAGCCACCATCAAACAGAACAGTCCCATGGCTTCAGACAGGGCGAATCCCAGGATAGCGTATGAAAACAGCTGCTGCTTCAGAGATGGGTTCCtgcaaagaaaggaagaaaagaagccATCAGCACATTTACAGAACACACAAGGAATCAATTAGCGTCATAGTGAAGAATAAAGACactgaaattaaaacaaacctAGCATAGCCAATGATGAGACTACCAAACACTGTCCCAATTCCAGCACCAGATCCAGCTACTCCGACTGTGGCGGCTCCGGCACCAATGAACTTGGCGGCAGTGTCAATGTCCCTGCTGATAGCGCTGGTCTGGAAGCCTCTCAGTGTAGCCTGGCTCAGGGGGCTCTGGGGCAGCAGAGCAACGCTGCTCTGTAACAAGAGAAGAGGCACTGTAAACACTGTCCTTTCGTTGCCCGCCTCAATGTAAACATCAGCTGACATTTAAAACAGTGTGGCAGCAGATGACAGGAGTAATATAGGAGGCATAGTGTGAAATTTAGGGAAATTTCAACCAGTTCTGTCACACCATTAATCAAAAAAATTTGCCAATTTACCTGCAAGTTTTAAACTTAAAGATAAACTACAGAGCAGAAATGCGCACATAAAGGTTGTACTATTTATTGCATGTTTGTTTTaacttgtattttatttcttttaaaactttgttttgttgcttttattgCTTTCAGAGACTGCAGATTTGCATAGCTCGTCTTTATCTTATATGGTAAGCACACTGAGTTTACGTAttatgaaatgtgctctataaaaTTGACAGTGGTAATTTAGGTAATAATTTCCAACACTGCACTGTTAAGAAGGGCTGAAGAAGTTGCAGAAAGCCTGCATTTCTTCTTACCTCCGATTTAACATCAGGCCtggacagcacagaggcagacaGAGGTCGGTAAAGAACCCGGGAACCAGCACGGACCTGCAACAACAAGACCAAAAACATGAATAATGAGTCTAGATAAACAATTTACATGACTGTATGCTCAGTAACACACAACACATGTgcttctaatttctgctacataactttgcacttttgctgtaacaaaacaaatttcccacctgtgggactaataaaggccatcttatcttatcttatcttatctttaacAGTGGCAACTATTCCCCATTTGTGGGCATGTGTGAAGGTGGATGACACCTTGAATGTCTCAGTGTTTTTCATTGCACTGTGTGACCTGTGGCATTCAGTGATGACTGCAAGTAGCGTTAAAAGTTTACTGTTGAGCAATGATGTTGGcatattacaataaaaatacaatgcaAGTTAGCTAACACCCATTTGTGCTGTCATTCAAACTGGTTAGCCTCCAAAACCAGTATCATGACCTTGGATAAAGACATTCCAGGATATATGTACGTGCAAGCTGGCAGCCCAAACGGAAAATGCAACCATTTCTGTATTGTTTGCAAAGTGCGGGGTCTTGTGCACTCTGTCTGCGCCTTGTTCTGCTAACAGAAGGCCTAAATGACCTTAGCTAGCGGCCATAATGGGAGCTATGTGCTAAAGGCTAACGCAGGATTATAGATGCATtattaacaattaaaaaaatcgCATGCGTAAATTTCATTAACATTGCACCCATTCTGCTGCCATTAAAAGGGGATTGTGAATTACTGGTTTAGCATTAGCCGGCTAAACTCCCGGCCTAGTCTGATACCCTTGCAGGAAAGCTGCAGTCAAGTTCAACCAGAGGCCCACCGGCTTTATTAGCGACATTAAGAGAAGTCCgactcaaagaaacacagacgAGGAGAaaactcaccacagccggcgtGGAGACGAACTTAGCGCAGGCGTACATTTTCTACTTTAGGTAGTTTTAACCGGTTCGGTCAAATCTGGTTGAAGCCCGGGTCTCTCTATGGAGGGAAGATTGGACAGAATTAAGGTCAAACGGGTGTAAAAATGCCCAGCAGAGAAAATAACAGCATTCATAAGTGCATTCACATCCGTTCTGTATGCTATCCTCACTTGTGCACTGCAATGCGAAGCTTAAAGAAAGGATGAAAAGGGATTTATAAAGATACGCTTCTCATTCAAACTGCCATTACACACTTACCGACTGCAGAGGTCGAACCACAGTGGAAGAGTACGCATGCGCGATGGGGTGTTTGTAAGAGGCCCGGATGGTGACTGGGAAGGTCGTTTCAATGAAACTTTATTGAAAATCAGCCGGAAGGGAATCTTTATCAATATGAGAAAAAAGTTCAGAgggacatttaaaaatgttttatactATTGGAAATGGCCAGTTCTACTACATTCAATGTTaagaaatctgatttttttaaaagttttttttttaattttctttttaagtaaAAAGAAAGCCAGTTACATTTACCTGCTTTTCCAATTCTTTCTTATCACCAATCACTGAGTCTGAAGCATCATTTGAtcattttctatatttttttaaacaggtttATGACATTACTTCATGGATGTAGCGACAAAAGAAGCATGTATTTCATTACTGAACTAAACAAAATCATGTAATTAACTAATTAACTCAAATAATTAAGTGGCAATGCTAAGTGTTTGAGTAGGGATACTTAACATCAATCTATccacttttaaatatttatgtgtTGCCACACACATCCTCAGTCCAGCTGTGAAAATGagtgatatttttttaagtgcagATACATCATtagtttctctttctctcatgtaatatatttaaatttagCACGGCCAACACTGTGAGACCATTTTTCAGGTAGAGGTAGAATTCAACCCCACATTTCAGCATTAGTTTTTCTCTCATAACAAAACCTGCCCGCTGCTGTCCACCTCTATCACCTGTTGTGGTGTGAATTTAACACTCTGTCCAGGGGGACTGATGACTGGGCCTATCTATGCTCCTCACAGGCTGATGTTGGAGCTGCAGGCTACCAGCACTGAGCAGATTTGTAATCGTGATGAATGACTCCACAGCAGCTGGTCTGTGATGGAAAGGTAATGAGCATGGGGAGCATGCCTTTGCTGCAAGCTGGCTTAAAGGGAGGAAAGTCCCACTGGCTCCTCAGATATGATCTTTTCAGTTTTACAATGAACATGAAGCCACAGATTTCTGACCTCATAACCACTGAGTGGGATCAGTCAGTAGATCATATATGTACCAGAAACACAAAGGAAGACAGTGACAGATTTTATGCATCGAGAAAGCACATAACAGCTGCATGCTGTTCCATTCTATTGTACTGTGTTGACTCTGTTCTGGtataattcattttattctgtTATATACTATTCCCTTTAGATCTACCATTGTACTCCTGTATATTCTAatccattcagttttattttgttctgttctaTACTATTGTATGCACTTCTTTTTAATGATATTCTGTTCTTAAAtgttctattctgttctatttagCCCTGCTTTATTCCTTTGTATTTGATCAGAATCAGTGACTCATGTTTGTTTTGAACTTTACATTGGAGAATTGAAAGGTGTTTTGGATGCTTGCATTACAGACCAGAGCCAAGCATCTATGTCGCCACAGTGGATCTGCTACATTTCACTCTATCCCTAGCATCATCCATCTGTCACACCAATCTccttctgcatgtcctccttcattgCATCTCTAAACCTTCTCTGTAGTCTTCCTCTTGTTCTCCTGCCTAGCAGGttcatcttcaacatcctttgtaaaaagtatccactatccctcctctgcacatgtccgaACCATTTCCCCCTctcctctctaactttgtctcctaactgctcaacctgagcttttcctctgatatactcatttctaatcttttCCATGTTGGTCAATCCCAGTGTAAATGCTAATATCTTTAACTCTGCCACCTCCAACTTGcccttctgtctttttctcaTTGCCGCTGTCTCCAACCTGCACACTGATTGGCAATATCTCATATTATAAACGTGTTATCTTGTTATTGAACCATTGTATGGTGAGTACAGCCTGAAACATGTACAGATTTTATAACGAAGAACAAGGTCCTTCTCATTGAGGTCCAGCAGAGGGAGCAATAGGGTCTGATGTGATCAGAGCCTTTGTTGCTGGGGTCATGGTAACAGCACAAAAGAGGAGAGACACCAACCTATTCCACAGTGACACTGTTATAAATTTCCTAGTGAATTAGTCATTAATTGTGATATAGCAACACTCCTGTGggtaaaatactttttatatatttttctgatTCTGTATCTGGT
This DNA window, taken from Oreochromis niloticus isolate F11D_XX linkage group LG16, O_niloticus_UMD_NMBU, whole genome shotgun sequence, encodes the following:
- the atp5mc3a gene encoding ATP synthase membrane subunit c locus 3a, whose product is MYACAKFVSTPAVVRAGSRVLYRPLSASVLSRPDVKSESSVALLPQSPLSQATLRGFQTSAISRDIDTAAKFIGAGAATVGVAGSGAGIGTVFGSLIIGYARNPSLKQQLFSYAILGFALSEAMGLFCLMVAFLILFAM